From Pseudomonas hefeiensis, one genomic window encodes:
- a CDS encoding hybrid sensor histidine kinase/response regulator codes for MSLSSGLIAVVALAYMAILFAIAFYGDRRSTPLPPRVRAWVYSLSLAVYCTSWTFFGAVGQAAEQLWSFLPIYLGPILLLVLAPWVLQKMVMISKQENITSIADFIAARYGKSQSLAIVVALICLVGVLPYIALQLKGIVLGVNLLIGAGADTTGTRAQDTALIVSLILALFTIVFGTRNLDATEHHRGMVLAIAFESLVKLFAFLAVGAFVTYGLYDGFDDLFNQAMLAPRLEQYWKETINWPSMVVQTGVAMMAIICLPRQFHVTVVENIEPQDLRLAKWVFPAYLALAALFVVPIALAGQMMLPDSVLPDSFVISLPLAQAHPALAVLAFIGGASAATGMVIVASVALSTMVSNDMLLPWLLRRNNAERPFEVFRQWMLSVRRVSIVVILLLAYVSYRLLGSTASLATIGQIAFAAVTQLAPAMLGALYWKQANRRGVFAGLAMGIFLWFYTLVLPIAAHSLGWSLNSFPGLAWLHGNPLNLPISPLTQGVVLSLAGNFTLFAWISVLSRTRVSEHWQAGRFIGQEISARPNPRSMLAVHIEDLLQLAARFVGEERARQSFIRFAYRQGKGFNPNQNADSEWIAHTERLLAGVLGASSTRAVVKAAIEGREMQLEDVVRIADEASEVLQFNRALLQGAIENITQGISVVDQSLRLVAWNRRYLELFNYPDGLISVGRPIADIIRYNAERGLCGPGEAEVHVARRLHWMRQGRAHTSERLFPNGRVIELIGNPMPGGGFVMSFTDITAFREAEQALTEANEGLEQRVAERTRELSQLNMALTEAKGTAESAYQSKTRFLAAVSHDLMQPLNAARLFSAALSHQHDGLPNEAQQLVHHLDSSLRSAEDLITDLLDISRLENGKINPDRNPFALNELFDTLGAEFKVLAQEQGLKFRVRGSRLRVDSDIKLLRRVLQNFLTNAFRYAKGPVLLGVRRRNGELCLEVWDRGPGIAEDKLQVIFEEFKRLDSHQTRAEKGLGLGLAIADGLCRVLGHTLRVRSWPGRGSVFSVSVPLARAQTALPKPVAEPNGHLPKGALVLCIDNEDSILIGMNSLLTRWGCQVWTARNRQECEHLLAQGGRPQLALVDFHLDDGETGTELMAWLRTRMGEPIPGVVISADGRPETVAQVHAAGLDYLAKPVKPAALRALLSRHLPL; via the coding sequence ATGTCGTTGTCCAGCGGGCTGATCGCCGTTGTTGCCCTGGCCTATATGGCCATCCTGTTCGCCATCGCCTTCTACGGCGACCGGCGCAGCACGCCGCTGCCCCCTCGTGTGCGGGCGTGGGTCTACAGCCTGTCGCTGGCGGTGTACTGCACCAGCTGGACATTTTTTGGCGCGGTAGGCCAGGCCGCCGAACAACTCTGGTCATTCCTGCCGATTTACCTCGGGCCGATCCTGTTGCTGGTGCTGGCACCGTGGGTCCTGCAGAAAATGGTGATGATCAGCAAGCAGGAAAATATCACCTCCATCGCTGACTTCATCGCCGCCCGCTATGGCAAGTCCCAATCCCTGGCGATTGTGGTTGCCCTGATCTGCCTGGTGGGTGTGTTGCCTTATATCGCCTTGCAGCTCAAGGGCATCGTCCTCGGGGTGAACCTGCTCATTGGCGCCGGGGCCGACACCACGGGCACCCGCGCCCAGGACACGGCGCTGATCGTTTCACTGATCCTCGCGCTGTTCACCATCGTGTTCGGTACCCGCAACCTGGACGCCACCGAGCACCACCGAGGCATGGTATTGGCCATTGCCTTTGAGTCGCTGGTCAAGCTCTTCGCCTTCCTTGCCGTTGGCGCCTTTGTCACGTATGGCCTTTACGACGGCTTCGACGATCTGTTCAACCAGGCGATGCTTGCGCCGCGGCTGGAGCAATACTGGAAAGAAACCATCAACTGGCCGTCCATGGTGGTGCAGACCGGGGTGGCGATGATGGCGATCATCTGCTTGCCGCGGCAGTTTCACGTGACCGTGGTCGAGAACATCGAGCCCCAGGATTTGCGCCTGGCCAAGTGGGTGTTCCCCGCCTACCTGGCCTTGGCCGCGTTGTTCGTGGTACCCATCGCCCTCGCCGGGCAGATGATGCTACCCGACTCGGTGCTGCCGGATTCATTCGTCATCAGCCTGCCTTTGGCCCAGGCCCACCCGGCGCTGGCGGTGCTTGCGTTCATTGGCGGCGCCTCGGCGGCCACCGGCATGGTCATCGTGGCGAGTGTCGCACTCTCCACCATGGTGTCCAACGACATGCTGCTGCCCTGGCTGTTGCGCCGCAACAACGCCGAGCGCCCCTTCGAAGTGTTTCGCCAGTGGATGCTGTCGGTTCGCCGGGTGAGCATTGTGGTGATCCTGCTGCTGGCCTATGTCAGCTACCGCCTGCTGGGGTCGACGGCGAGCCTGGCGACCATCGGCCAGATCGCCTTCGCCGCCGTAACTCAACTGGCGCCCGCCATGCTTGGCGCGCTGTACTGGAAACAGGCCAACCGCCGCGGCGTGTTCGCCGGCCTCGCCATGGGGATTTTCCTGTGGTTCTACACCTTGGTGTTGCCGATCGCGGCCCACAGCCTGGGCTGGTCGTTGAACAGTTTCCCGGGGCTTGCCTGGCTGCATGGCAACCCGTTGAACCTGCCTATTTCACCGCTGACCCAAGGGGTTGTGTTGTCCCTGGCCGGGAACTTCACCCTGTTTGCCTGGATCTCCGTGCTATCGCGCACCCGCGTGTCGGAACACTGGCAGGCCGGACGCTTCATCGGCCAGGAAATCAGCGCCCGCCCCAACCCCCGCTCGATGCTGGCGGTACACATCGAAGACCTGTTGCAATTGGCCGCGCGCTTCGTTGGCGAAGAACGGGCGCGCCAGAGTTTCATTCGCTTCGCCTACCGCCAGGGCAAAGGCTTCAACCCGAACCAGAATGCCGACAGTGAATGGATCGCCCACACCGAACGGCTGCTGGCGGGTGTGCTGGGAGCCTCTTCGACGCGGGCGGTGGTAAAAGCCGCGATTGAAGGTCGGGAAATGCAGTTGGAGGATGTGGTCCGAATCGCGGATGAGGCCTCGGAAGTGCTGCAGTTCAATCGCGCACTGCTACAAGGTGCCATCGAAAATATCACCCAAGGCATCAGCGTGGTTGATCAGTCCCTCAGGCTGGTGGCCTGGAATCGTCGATACCTGGAGCTGTTCAACTACCCGGACGGTTTGATCAGTGTCGGCCGGCCCATCGCCGACATCATCCGCTACAACGCCGAACGCGGCCTTTGCGGCCCGGGCGAAGCGGAGGTTCATGTCGCTCGACGCTTGCACTGGATGCGCCAGGGCCGTGCCCATACCTCTGAACGACTGTTCCCCAATGGCCGGGTGATCGAGCTGATCGGCAACCCCATGCCCGGCGGCGGCTTCGTCATGAGTTTTACCGACATTACCGCTTTCCGTGAAGCCGAACAGGCCCTGACTGAAGCCAATGAAGGATTGGAACAACGGGTGGCAGAGCGCACCCGGGAACTGTCGCAACTGAACATGGCCCTGACCGAGGCCAAAGGCACCGCCGAGTCGGCCTACCAATCCAAGACCCGGTTCCTGGCAGCAGTCAGCCATGACCTGATGCAGCCGCTCAACGCCGCGCGCCTGTTCTCCGCGGCCTTGTCCCATCAGCACGACGGGTTGCCGAACGAGGCCCAGCAACTGGTGCACCACCTGGACAGTTCGCTGCGCTCGGCCGAAGACCTGATCACCGACCTGCTGGACATTTCCCGGCTGGAGAACGGCAAGATCAACCCTGACCGCAATCCGTTCGCCCTCAATGAGCTGTTCGATACCCTCGGCGCCGAGTTCAAGGTACTGGCCCAGGAACAAGGCCTCAAATTCCGGGTACGGGGCTCGCGACTGCGGGTCGACAGCGACATCAAGTTGCTGCGCCGTGTGCTGCAGAACTTCCTCACCAATGCCTTCCGCTATGCCAAGGGACCGGTGCTGCTGGGCGTTCGCCGTCGCAACGGCGAATTGTGCCTGGAGGTATGGGACCGCGGCCCGGGCATCGCCGAAGACAAACTGCAGGTCATTTTTGAAGAGTTCAAACGCCTCGACAGCCATCAGACCCGTGCCGAAAAAGGCCTGGGCCTGGGCCTGGCGATCGCCGACGGACTGTGCCGCGTGCTGGGTCACACCTTGCGGGTACGTTCCTGGCCAGGGCGCGGCAGCGTATTCAGCGTCAGCGTACCGCTGGCCCGGGCGCAGACTGCTTTGCCCAAGCCCGTTGCCGAACCCAACGGTCATTTGCCAAAGGGCGCCCTGGTGCTGTGTATCGATAACGAAGACAGCATTCTGATCGGCATGAACAGCCTGCTGACTCGCTGGGGCTGCCAGGTGTGGACAGCGCGAAACCGTCAGGAGTGCGAGCACCTGCTCGCCCAGGGAGGCCGACCACAACTGGCTCTGGTGGATTTTCATCTGGACGATGGAGAGACCGGAACCGAGCTGATGGCCTGGTTACGCACCCGTATGGGTGAACCGATACCTGGCGTGGTGATCAGCGCCGATGGCCGCCCTGAGACGGTGGCGCAGGTGCATGCGGCAGGACTGGATTACTTGGCCAAACCGGTGAAGCCGGCCGCGTTGAGGGCGTTGTTGAGTCGGCATTTGCCGTTGTAG
- a CDS encoding TetR/AcrR family transcriptional regulator translates to MAIKEGLRPGGRSARVQESIHSAVRSLLQEQDRATLTVPQIAARAGVTPSTIYRRWGDLPALLGDVAIARMRPDSEPLDTGSLRGDLRAWAEQYLDEMSSEPGRNMMRDIQACATPGYCVGIISGQLQTILDRYPDEPNPGVERLINVVVAPTVFRILFATAPLAVEELYRLVDIALAQ, encoded by the coding sequence ATGGCTATTAAAGAAGGTTTACGCCCCGGCGGCAGAAGCGCCCGGGTACAAGAGTCGATTCATTCGGCGGTTCGCAGCCTGCTCCAGGAGCAGGACCGTGCCACTCTGACCGTGCCGCAAATCGCGGCCCGCGCAGGCGTAACGCCGTCCACCATTTACCGGCGCTGGGGCGACCTGCCGGCATTGCTGGGCGACGTTGCAATCGCCCGCATGCGCCCGGACAGCGAACCGCTCGATACCGGCAGCCTGCGCGGGGATCTTCGCGCCTGGGCCGAACAATACCTGGACGAAATGAGCTCCGAACCCGGGCGCAACATGATGCGCGACATCCAGGCCTGCGCCACGCCGGGCTATTGTGTGGGCATCATCAGCGGCCAGTTGCAGACCATCCTGGATCGCTATCCCGACGAGCCAAACCCGGGGGTCGAGCGACTGATTAATGTGGTGGTCGCACCCACGGTGTTTCGCATTCTCTTTGCCACCGCGCCGCTGGCGGTTGAGGAGTTGTATCGGTTGGTGGATATCGCGCTGGCTCAGTAA
- a CDS encoding MFS transporter — translation MSRPASTRASLIFLAITLLGFLAASSAPTPLYHLYQEQLQFSPGILTLIFGVYAFSLLAALLTVGSLSDYLGRKPVIFVALLLNMLAMLLFINADSIAWLIGARLIQGFATGMATSVLGAALLDFDRRQGPLITSVAPLLGMACGAFGCGMLAEFAPLPLQLTYWILLGLFLIQAIYLWFLAESVSPQPGAWQSLRPTLHVPIQARRALWLILPLNLVAWAVGGFYLSLAPSLVRAATGTTSNLIGGALVAVLTLTGALSIYALRNQVADKMLRLAASLLMVGLALVLIAVHGASLPLFLVGTLVTGSGFGAGFLGALRSIMPLALPHERAGLMSAFYVLSYLAFSLPSLLAGSLTRVFGLIPTTDGYGAVLIVLSIVALLGLSRQARPSPGLG, via the coding sequence ATGTCCCGTCCCGCTTCGACCCGTGCCAGCCTGATATTCCTGGCAATCACCCTGCTCGGTTTCCTCGCGGCGTCCAGCGCGCCAACCCCGCTGTATCACCTCTATCAGGAACAACTGCAATTTTCCCCTGGGATCCTGACGCTGATTTTCGGTGTATACGCGTTCAGTCTGTTAGCGGCCCTGTTGACCGTGGGTTCGCTGTCGGATTATCTGGGGCGCAAGCCGGTGATTTTCGTAGCGCTGTTGCTCAACATGCTGGCGATGCTGCTGTTTATCAACGCCGACAGTATCGCCTGGTTGATTGGTGCACGGTTGATTCAGGGCTTCGCCACAGGCATGGCCACCAGCGTGCTTGGCGCTGCCTTGCTGGACTTCGATCGTCGGCAAGGTCCGCTGATCACCAGCGTCGCGCCCTTGCTGGGCATGGCTTGTGGGGCGTTTGGCTGTGGCATGTTGGCCGAGTTCGCGCCGTTGCCCCTGCAACTGACGTACTGGATTCTGCTGGGGTTATTCCTGATCCAGGCCATTTACCTCTGGTTTCTGGCAGAGAGCGTCAGCCCGCAACCGGGTGCCTGGCAATCCTTGCGCCCGACCTTACATGTGCCGATCCAGGCACGGCGCGCCTTGTGGCTGATACTGCCGTTGAACCTGGTGGCCTGGGCGGTGGGCGGTTTTTACTTGTCACTGGCGCCTTCATTGGTTCGGGCCGCAACCGGAACCACCTCCAACTTGATTGGCGGCGCGCTGGTAGCGGTGCTGACGCTCACCGGAGCGTTGAGCATCTACGCGCTGCGCAACCAGGTGGCCGACAAAATGCTGCGCCTGGCCGCCAGTCTGTTGATGGTCGGTCTGGCGCTGGTATTGATCGCAGTGCATGGTGCCAGCTTGCCGTTGTTCTTAGTTGGCACGCTGGTCACCGGCAGCGGTTTCGGCGCAGGCTTTCTGGGGGCATTGCGCAGCATTATGCCGTTGGCCTTGCCCCATGAGCGGGCCGGGTTGATGTCGGCGTTTTATGTCCTCAGTTATTTGGCCTTCAGCCTGCCGTCGCTGCTGGCGGGGAGCCTGACCCGGGTGTTCGGGCTGATCCCGACCACCGATGGCTATGGCGCGGTATTGATTGTGCTGTCGATCGTTGCCTTGTTGGGGCTGTCACGGCAGGCGCGGCCCTCGCCTGGTTTGGGTTAA
- a CDS encoding cupin domain-containing protein yields the protein MKIIRSKSFTGDRAWAALDIANMNGITTRLHWTDQPYKWHINDGQEVFVVLDGQVQMSYREEGVEKDALLGAGDIFYASVGTEHVAKPLGEARVLVIETEGSV from the coding sequence TTGAAAATTATCCGCAGCAAATCCTTTACCGGCGACCGCGCCTGGGCGGCATTGGATATCGCCAACATGAACGGCATTACCACGCGCTTGCACTGGACCGACCAGCCCTACAAATGGCACATCAATGACGGTCAGGAAGTCTTCGTGGTCCTCGATGGGCAAGTGCAGATGAGTTATCGGGAAGAGGGGGTCGAGAAAGACGCCTTGCTGGGCGCGGGGGATATTTTTTACGCATCGGTGGGCACCGAACATGTGGCCAAGCCATTGGGGGAGGCGAGAGTTCTGGTGATTGAGACTGAGGGTAGCGTCTGA
- a CDS encoding TDT family transporter has translation MPCCAATNRLRPLSHLPRPLEAIRQFTPNWFAVVMGTGVLALALAQWPGDVPGLRVLAEGLWLFSILLFVLFTGLYTARWVLFFDEARRIFGHSTVSMFFGTIPMGLATLINGLLVFGLPRWGEGVVPLAETLWWIDVAMSLACGVLIPFLMFTRQEHRIDQMTAVWLLPVVAAEVAAASGGLLAPHLADVHSQLVMLVTSYILWAFSLPVAFSILTILLLRMALHKLPHENMAASSWLALGPIGTGALGMLLLGGDAPLIFAANGLPGLGDVAAGLGLVAGITLWGFGFWWMLMALLITARYLRTGIPFNLGWWGFTFPLGVYALATLKLASLLSLGFFTVFGCVLVAMLAVMWLIVGRRTLLGAWHGELFVSPCIAGLAK, from the coding sequence ATGCCATGCTGTGCTGCAACAAACCGTTTGCGTCCACTCAGTCATTTACCCAGGCCATTGGAAGCCATTCGCCAGTTCACGCCTAACTGGTTTGCTGTCGTCATGGGCACCGGAGTATTGGCCCTGGCCTTGGCGCAATGGCCGGGAGATGTCCCAGGCTTGCGCGTCCTGGCCGAAGGGTTGTGGTTGTTCAGTATCCTGTTGTTTGTGTTGTTCACCGGGCTGTACACCGCCCGTTGGGTGTTGTTCTTCGACGAGGCCCGGCGGATTTTCGGTCATTCAACGGTTTCGATGTTTTTCGGCACCATTCCCATGGGGCTGGCGACCCTCATCAATGGCTTGTTGGTATTCGGTTTGCCGCGTTGGGGCGAGGGCGTAGTGCCGTTGGCTGAAACGTTGTGGTGGATCGACGTGGCGATGTCCCTGGCCTGCGGCGTGCTGATTCCGTTTTTGATGTTCACCCGCCAGGAACACCGGATCGACCAGATGACCGCCGTGTGGCTGTTGCCAGTGGTGGCGGCCGAAGTCGCCGCCGCCAGTGGCGGGTTGTTGGCACCGCACCTGGCAGACGTTCATTCGCAACTGGTCATGCTGGTCACCAGCTATATCCTCTGGGCATTTTCCCTACCCGTAGCGTTCAGCATTCTGACGATTCTGCTGCTGCGCATGGCCTTGCACAAACTACCCCACGAAAACATGGCCGCCTCGAGCTGGCTGGCCCTCGGCCCGATCGGTACTGGTGCCCTGGGCATGTTGTTGCTGGGAGGCGATGCGCCGCTGATTTTTGCCGCCAATGGCCTGCCGGGCTTGGGCGACGTCGCCGCCGGCTTGGGGCTGGTGGCCGGTATCACCCTGTGGGGGTTCGGGTTCTGGTGGATGCTGATGGCGCTGCTGATCACCGCACGGTATTTGCGCACAGGCATCCCGTTCAACCTCGGGTGGTGGGGCTTTACCTTCCCCTTGGGCGTGTATGCGCTGGCGACGCTGAAGCTGGCGAGCTTGCTGAGCCTGGGGTTTTTTACCGTGTTCGGTTGTGTGCTGGTGGCGATGCTGGCGGTGATGTGGCTGATTGTCGGCCGGCGCACGCTGCTCGGCGCCTGGCACGGCGAGCTGTTCGTGTCGCCGTGTATTGCGGGGCTGGCGAAATAA
- a CDS encoding MFS transporter produces the protein MSHPSQFTLLRTRRFLPFFITQSLGAFNDNVFKQSLILAILYRLTIEGDRSIWVNLCALLFILPFFLFSALAGQFGEKFAKDALIRLIKLGEIAIMTVGAVGFLFDHLWLMLAALFAMGTQSALFGPVKYSILPQALREDELVGGNGLVEMGTFLAILIGTIGAGVMMSSAHYAPVVATSIVVIAVLGYLASRGIPRAAAASPQMRLNWNIFSQSWATLKLGLGQTPAVSRSIVGNSWFWFVGAIYLTQIPAYAKDWMHGDETVVTLILTVFSVGIALGSMLCEKLSGRKVEIGLVPFGSFGLTVFGLLLWWHSGGIPGSVDGYGWLEVLGFGHAWLVLIDILGLGVFGGFYIVPLYALIQSRTAENERARVIAANNILNALFMVVSAIVSIVLLGLLELSIPQLFLVVSLLNIGVNTYIFKIVPEFSMRFMIWLLSHSMYRVEHRNLDAIPDEGAALLVCNHVSFVDALLIGGAVRRPIRFVMYYKIYNLPVLNFIFRTAGTIPIAGRQEDIHIYENAFTRIAQYLQNGELVCIFPEGKLTADGEINEFKGGLTRILQETPVPVIPLALQGLWGSFFSRDPNKGLFRRLWSRVTLVAGPAVAVEAAEPAKLQALVGDLRGAVR, from the coding sequence ATGAGTCACCCCTCGCAGTTCACCTTGCTTCGCACACGGCGTTTCCTGCCGTTTTTCATCACGCAATCCCTTGGTGCGTTCAACGACAACGTGTTCAAGCAGTCGCTGATCCTGGCGATTCTCTATCGGTTGACCATCGAGGGTGACCGTTCGATCTGGGTCAACCTGTGTGCGCTGCTGTTTATCTTGCCGTTCTTCTTGTTCTCGGCGCTGGCGGGGCAGTTCGGGGAAAAATTCGCCAAGGATGCGTTGATTCGTCTGATCAAGCTCGGCGAAATCGCCATCATGACGGTGGGCGCGGTGGGTTTCCTCTTCGATCACTTGTGGTTGATGTTGGCGGCGCTGTTCGCCATGGGCACCCAGTCGGCGCTGTTCGGGCCGGTGAAATATTCGATCCTGCCGCAAGCGCTGCGTGAGGACGAACTGGTCGGCGGCAATGGCCTGGTAGAGATGGGCACGTTCCTGGCGATCCTCATCGGCACCATCGGCGCCGGGGTCATGATGTCCTCGGCGCATTACGCGCCAGTGGTGGCGACCTCGATTGTCGTTATCGCCGTGCTCGGTTACCTGGCGAGTCGCGGTATTCCGCGGGCAGCGGCGGCCTCGCCGCAGATGCGTTTGAACTGGAACATTTTCAGCCAGTCCTGGGCCACGCTTAAACTGGGTCTGGGACAAACCCCCGCGGTGTCCCGCTCCATTGTCGGCAACTCATGGTTCTGGTTTGTCGGGGCGATTTATCTGACACAGATCCCGGCCTACGCCAAGGATTGGATGCACGGTGATGAAACCGTGGTGACCTTGATCCTGACGGTGTTCTCGGTGGGGATCGCCCTGGGTTCGATGCTGTGCGAGAAGTTGTCCGGGCGTAAAGTCGAGATCGGCCTGGTGCCGTTCGGCTCGTTCGGCCTGACCGTGTTCGGGCTGCTGTTGTGGTGGCATTCCGGTGGAATTCCCGGCAGCGTCGATGGCTACGGCTGGCTCGAAGTGCTCGGTTTCGGCCACGCCTGGCTGGTGCTGATCGACATCCTCGGGCTCGGTGTCTTTGGTGGTTTCTACATCGTGCCGCTGTATGCACTGATTCAGTCGCGCACCGCCGAGAATGAGCGGGCGCGGGTCATCGCCGCCAATAACATTCTCAACGCGTTGTTCATGGTGGTTTCGGCGATTGTCTCCATTGTCCTGCTGGGCCTGCTTGAACTGTCGATTCCACAGCTGTTCCTGGTGGTGTCGCTGCTGAACATTGGCGTGAACACCTACATCTTCAAAATCGTCCCTGAATTCAGCATGCGTTTCATGATCTGGCTGCTGAGCCATTCCATGTACCGCGTGGAACATCGCAACCTGGATGCGATTCCCGATGAAGGCGCCGCGCTGCTGGTCTGCAACCACGTGTCCTTCGTTGACGCCTTACTGATTGGCGGCGCGGTGCGTCGGCCGATTCGTTTCGTGATGTACTACAAGATCTACAACCTGCCGGTGCTCAATTTCATCTTTCGCACCGCCGGGACGATTCCGATTGCCGGACGCCAGGAAGACATTCATATCTACGAAAACGCCTTCACGCGCATCGCTCAATACCTCCAGAACGGCGAGTTGGTGTGCATCTTCCCCGAAGGAAAATTGACGGCCGATGGTGAGATCAATGAGTTCAAGGGCGGGCTGACGCGCATTCTTCAGGAAACACCTGTGCCGGTGATTCCCCTGGCGTTGCAGGGGTTGTGGGGCAGTTTCTTCAGTCGCGACCCGAACAAGGGACTGTTTCGCCGGTTGTGGTCGCGGGTGACGTTGGTGGCGGGTCCGGCGGTCGCCGTTGAGGCAGCGGAGCCCGCGAAGTTG